The sequence gtgctgaagctgctgctctaATTTTGGCCATCTCTTGGGCAGAAGAGATGAATCTCTCCAAAGTTGTTTTCGTCAGTGACTGTCTTCAGCTAGTGCAATTTGTTAATGGTGTCAGTTCAAACGTTGCTTGGAGAACCGGTGATCTCTTAGAGCAACGTTGGAGTTTAGTTTCTTGTTCAGTTTCTTTTAAAGTGGTGTATGTTAAGCGTCTGAATAATCTCCTAGCTGACCGGCTTGCACGTCGATCTAGGAAACATAGTCTTAAGAGTCTTTGGGTTTCTGTTCCTTCTTTTCTGAACTCTCTTATAGGAACGAAAACCTGCACAATGTTTGTAATTCTCTGGTTTGTTAAATGAAAGGTGTGTTtcgtagcaaaaaaaaaaagaatctacaGCTAAAGGCATGTCGGAGTCAGATTCTACTAATTGGATTAAAGTCGATCTATTCAAATAGTTATCCTGTAAACTCGAGTCCTCCAAAAAAAATTGCGCTTCAAAGAAGTTCTGATAAGTTTCTTGCACTCCTAGCAAATTCATGAAAGTGTCTACAGAAATGTTATTGTCGTGACATTCTGCATTGTCTTTAGGTTCCAAACATGTACCTTAGTGCCATTGAAGAAGCGAAGACCATCCCTCGAGTAAGGAGAATCCACAAATATGTCATAAATGTATTCAAAGAGTCTATTCTGCAAACTAGCAAAGCTATCTTCTTTATGACCAATCCTCAAATAGAGAAAACAGAACTGGGATGGAAGATTCGGAAAGTTGAAGAAAATTTCAATTACCAGATATCTTCCAACCCTTACTAGTAACTTGTTAATCAGAGGTTTTTCAATATTAACCCAAACCATGACTTTAGGGAAGAAATCCGAGGTTTGCAACATTCCTACCAGTGCATACCCTACCGACTTGTCTTTTAACTTACTTGATATTAATCTAATCATTTCCCCACTTCTATACTCATGTTTAGTAATTAGGAATTTCTTTAACCGAGACAGTGGATATATGCATTCTAGGGTAAGCTTATGTAGCAGCAAGGATATTTCCAAATGGGTTTAACAAGGAAGCATAATAGGTGTCTATCAGTTGCATCAGTTACGCTCCCTAGCTACTTGGGTTTGTAGGAAGCCGGTTTTGTATAATAAAAGAGGTTTTAGATTTTTCGCCCAAACCATTGAACCCTGAtattgggcatactgaaatcttactaggcatactgcataaagaaaaaaaaggttgtAAAATAGCAAAATCAtattaccccttaacccaaattttttttaatgacaaatctgccctttacgtattagtgattaaatattttgtttagtgattaagataattttcagaattataaaggttgtttagatgattttttggatcatggtttgGCGAAACAAGTtaaggttcggctcacatctatgagccgaatatATCAATTGATGAACgattcggctcactgaatctgtttactgcatgcgccgaacctataattttcaattccaacccttttgctagacactagtttggcttatatgaaagtttcatagtaagccgaacaacatcatgaatagcccggaaaaaaaataattactggttcggcttatatttcgaaaatcgtatgagccgaacatcaatttgttatttttttgggttaaaatattgttattggttcggcatatattgagaatatcgtaatagccgaacctcgtaaatgtgctaggttcggcacatattatgattatcgaatacgctgaatccctatgcatctctatctatgactaggttcggcttgaaatttcatgccgaactgttcatatacacttacaggaagcttttgtgaagaacagttcggctaaaaacgcaactcaattttgagccgaatccaacactgtaaccgttatttaatcgatgaaaaacaaaaaataggagattgggtttgtaaaagttactttcttatcctcattttcgGAGTTGGAGacgcagttggttcaatttctggttcaattggtggttgattttcagtttctacaccttcatcttccattggttcttcttcttcaattgatggattagaagacgacttggtttgcctagtccctgcttttctttgtacgagtcattatgtggttgagtttaatcgacgatcaaatttttacgaatcgacaattaattacgatgatgaattttttttttcgcaggagggggaagagttcggctagaggaggatgaagaagaagagatgttaagggaaactaattttgattttttagaaaactgattttagatttttgtattaagggtatataggtaattgaactacccataggataccccttataaggtcacccaagatgggactattgttttgtatgcctagaaagatttaggtctGCCCAAAATGAAGGTTCAAACCATTTTCAACCTGAGAAGACAAGTTAATAGGATTATAAAAGGGTTTTCCTTCTATAAGCCACAGTGTCATCAAATTTTCATCTGGTGGCCAGAACACTATCAGAAGCAGAAGAAAGACCTCCGTAAATTTCACATGAATATACCCTTCCACCAAGGTACTAACATAGCCAACTTTCGCATGGGACATTCAGTTCCAGAAGCACAAGTGACCATAAGGAAGAACATGTACCAAAAACTAACTTGGATCATATAAGTCAATAAACTAATCAGAATATGGTTGTCTCTTGATTTATTAGCTGTCAGATTTGGTTCTTGTTTTCTCAATTATGAGCACAATTTGTTCTCTACTACTACATTTCTTTCTACAAAAAAAAGATAGGGCAAAAACACAACCACAAGAAACAAGGGTTGTCTCAATAATGGAGATGTTAATGTATATTTTGAGCAAATGAATTTCATTTAAAGAAACCTATcacatggtcccaaaaaattctAAGGAAACATCTGCCAACATAGTAGTCCCCTTTATCTCTATTATCATCAAAAGGATCTTAGCTATTTTCCTTCTCAAAAAATCTGAGCCACTTGActaatacaacactcagaattATAAAGATGATCACCCAGGAAAAGAGCAATTCATCATCAGACAACCTAAAATAACACAAAAACGAATTCTCAAAAGGTAGTACTGAATATTAAACCAATCGAAGCTACAAACAGATtacaaatttaaggaaaaaaaaaaaagaattcataCAGAAATGTATTTCTAACAAAAACTACTAATGGATGATTTGAACCATTGTCGGTCACTAACACCAAGCCATCATAGGTGGAGATGTGTACATGAATGAAAGGGTTCTCACCTTCTTCTTAGCTTCGAGTCAATTCCATTGCTAACTTCAAATCATCTACTTCATGTTTAGTTGAATTTGAGTTACTTGTTTATTTCAAATTCTGAAGCAACAATCATCTGGTTAATAACCGAGGCCCCAAAACTTCACACTAGGAATTTAAGCTGGAAACTGTTCTCCTTCTTCTGGTTCAACGCTGCCTGCTATTTACAgtgaattttgaaaaaaaaaaaaatgacttacacagatctttttttcttctctagaGGAAAAACTAACAATAACTAAGGATCATAATAAGACTGGCAAAACCCCAATAACAAAGCAAGATAAGCTCTTGCTTCATATTTCAATTTCACCATCTTGCAATTGTACTACTATCAACCAAAGCCCAAGCTCTGCTATGCCTTCTTGAATTTCTATTGAACACTGAATTGGAACGACTTCTACGTGTAGTTCCTGATTCTGAACTAGaattagatgatgaagaagacgaATTCCTCCTAAAGAATGAGAAGATATTTCGAAAAACTCTTCCAATTCCACCACTTTCTCTAGACCTACTACCTCTTGATGTCCATGATATTCTTCTAGGAGCACCAGCTGTATTGAAACCACCATCCATTTCAGTGTATACAACTGGAAATTCACGCTCCCCAGCACGTCTACCACCTGAAAACCTACCAACAGCAAACCCACCGCCAGGAAGCCTCCAAATTGTAAGCCCAACAGTATCTTCTTCAGTAATTGTTGCTGCTACAGGGGATTGTTCCTGTTGTTGTTGAACTTGACTTACATCAGATTCAGGCGAACTCCTTCCACGAGCATCAGTAGGTAACTCATGTCGGCAAACAGGACAAGAATTTCTTAAAGACAGCCATGGAAGTATACAATCTGTATGATAAATATGCTTACAAGGCATTTCTCGAGCTTCTGATCCAAGTTCGAAAGCCTCTTTACAAACTGCACAGTGTGATTCAGTGGAAACATGACTATCAATGATTTCAATAGTTGGCATAGATTCAACAGCTGCTTTTGATGCTGGTGGATGATCACAACGACCTACACCATTGATTTCAATCTGCGCTAATTGATCAAGAAGCCGATCAAACCCGGATCCCATCAAGAAATCAGACATACTTGCAGGTAATGGTCGCAGACCTGAACCAGCACCATCATCATAATAAAGTTCAAAACTTCCTCTTTCCCCAttaacaccaccaccaacagcaCCTTCTGGAACAGCAGCCGTAGCAACACCCCCTTCAGAAGGTCCTCTAAGAACAATTACAGGATTAAACGGAGAACGATCTCCCCCGTTTCTTCGACTACGACGAAACCCAGAcccagaatttgtattattattattgctGTTCTCTtctgaattattattattattattgttagatCGATTACCTAACATATACATAGCAGCAGAaggaaatcttcttcttctttgagatTCAGTATGTGTAGATCGAGGTGGATTTTCAACTTCTTCTACAAATCCACCATCACAATCAGGACAAACAATATTTctatcaacttctctaatccataCCCTTACAAATCTACTACATCTATAACACCAATATGAAGAAGATCCATTTGAagccattcaaaaaaaaaattcaacctttttttcttcagaaatcaaCTAAAAAAGAATCCTTACCACAAATTTCGTTGAAATCAAATCCCCGTTTCAGATCTTCAATCCCACCACCAACCGAtccagaaaaaaaaatgaaatgaaatgaaaaattccCTTTCAATTCTTCAAGAAAAAGAAACCCTTAAATCCAGAAcgaaataaattttatataattcttgatttcaatCAAATGA comes from Papaver somniferum cultivar HN1 chromosome 7, ASM357369v1, whole genome shotgun sequence and encodes:
- the LOC113298826 gene encoding E3 ubiquitin-protein ligase RDUF1-like — its product is MASNGSSSYWCYRCSRFVRVWIREVDRNIVCPDCDGGFVEEVENPPRSTHTESQRRRRFPSAAMYMLGNRSNNNNNNNSEENSNNNNTNSGSGFRRSRRNGGDRSPFNPVIVLRGPSEGGVATAAVPEGAVGGGVNGERGSFELYYDDGAGSGLRPLPASMSDFLMGSGFDRLLDQLAQIEINGVGRCDHPPASKAAVESMPTIEIIDSHVSTESHCAVCKEAFELGSEAREMPCKHIYHTDCILPWLSLRNSCPVCRHELPTDARGRSSPESDVSQVQQQQEQSPVAATITEEDTVGLTIWRLPGGGFAVGRFSGGRRAGEREFPVVYTEMDGGFNTAGAPRRISWTSRGSRSRESGGIGRVFRNIFSFFRRNSSSSSSNSSSESGTTRRSRSNSVFNRNSRRHSRAWALVDSSTIARW